A segment of the Dioscorea cayenensis subsp. rotundata cultivar TDr96_F1 unplaced genomic scaffold, TDr96_F1_v2_PseudoChromosome.rev07_lg8_w22 25.fasta BLBR01000369.1, whole genome shotgun sequence genome:
tattagaAGAATTTTTGAAGGCCATTTAATTAACTTGTAGAACAattcaatttaatatttatctaaataagtTTAAAGAGGTACATATCGAGAGAATATTAGTATATTACAGAGGACATATATATCTCAATATTTAACTGGAAGAACCTCTTAAAGAGAACATATCTCAATCTATCATACTAAAGTTAATTCTTCAAATATAATACTATGCCTGCTAATTATAGACTAAAAACCAACTTTTAAAAcctaataatattgttaaaattaCATTGCAATGATGGCCAGCCTAATTAAGCATAACAACATGCACACCAATGACCAAAACGGTTGACcagcaaaataatattttcaaagatttatatttaatatttttttaaaaaaaaattatttatttattttattattataatcatcaTCATAACAAGCTGGGCCAATTGGGCCGGAGGTTGTAGTCTAGCCCATTATCGAACCCACCATTTTGGAACCATAACGCGAGTTTCACTGTTTCTCTCTGTCTTTCTCGTTATCTCGCTATGGCTTTCGCTTCTCCCCTCCTCATCTCTGTGCCTCGTTCACATGCCCCAGCGCTGAATCGAAGGTGCATTCGAGCTCCAATCATGGCGAATTCTTCAGAGAAATCCACAAGATTGGTTACCTTCTTGGGCAAAGGAGGTTCTGGGAAGACCACCGCTGCAGTCCTCGCTGCCCAGGTAGAATTTTTTCTCCTGATTTTTAaactagatttttatttttttaaaggaattTTACAATGTTTCTTTGAATTCATGAAATCAGAATGAATATTTTGTATGAAATTTgggattttttcttttttaatgctTGAAagatgtccttttttttttttacttgaatttatttttctatgatGAAAGCACTATGCAATGGAAGGATTGAATACATGTTTGGTAGTGCATTCTCAAGACAAAACTGCAGAAGAACTGATGGGTTGTAAGATTGGCAATTCTCCAACTGAATGCAAGAACAATCTTTCCATTGTTAGGTTGGAAACCAGTAAGGTgactttgttgtttgtttggatatttgttttcattcatgtttctaaatttaaaaataattataattatattattattattaatggtaGATGTTGCTTGAACCTCTGGAGAGGATGAAGAAAGTAGATGCTCGTCTAAATTTGACACAAGGGGTACTTGATGGGGTGGGTATGTAAGTAGTATTGAACTTAATTAGCTGAATGAGTTTTTTCCCCCTCTTCTTTGTAGTTTGATTATTGAGACAGTATCATATGGTAATTGTTTCTATAAGTTAGGTGGTCGGAGAAGAGCTTGGGGTTCTGCCAGGAATGGATTCCATTTTTCCGGCCTTGGTACTAGAAAAACTAGTTCATTTTCTTCCAAGAGTTAACTACCGGTCACGCACAAATTTTGATATTGTTGTGTATGATGGCATTAGCTCTGAGGAAACATTGCGATTAATTGGTGCCACTGAGAGAGCAAGGTATGAACCATCTCCCTTGAGACTCTTGGAATTAAATGTTCACTGTCAAGGCCCTGTATATGatagctaattttttttttcttgttctctttGTTGTGAAAAGTTAGGTGGTATTTGAAGTATATACGTAGTTTGGCTGAGAAGACTGATATTGGAAGATTGACTGCTCCTTCATTGTTGAAACTAGCATATGAATCTGCAAACCTGAATGATGGTGGTTCTAGTGATGGGAAAACAAGCACAGAAATATGGAATGATATTGAGCAGATTCTAGAGGTATTTCCTTACAATGTTCTTTTTCAACCATTTGTGCTCTCTTACAGAGCAAAACATTCTCTCTGGTTGCTATTGTTTGTTTGCAGAAAGCTTCAGTTTCTTTTGCTGACTCTTCAAAGTTTGGATGTTACCTTGTGATGAATCCAAGTAGTGGAGCTTCCATCAAATCAGCAATGAGATATTGGGGTTGTGCAATTCAAGCAGGAACACAGATATCTGGCGCATTTGGTGTTGGCTCACAATCTTCTTTATCCATTAAGGAACTTTCCCAGCAATTCTCCCCATTAGCTTTTGCATGTATACCATATCTTTCAACCGGTTCTTCTTTGGATTGGGATACAATCATCAATTCTCTAAGCAATGATGCAAAACGTATACTTCATTCTGCAACTGATGATTCACAACCATCAGTTAGATTTGATACAAGCCAGAAATCGGTTACCCTTTTCATGCCAGGCTTCGAGAAGGCGGAGATCAAGTTATATCAAGTATGTATATTGGTCTCTGATTGTCCTAATGTTTTCCTATACTCTGTTAGAATTTGGTTTTgctttattattcaaaatcacATCATATTGTTCTATCGAATCTCTGATTCAAGGTGATCCTTTATGTAACAAATGATAACATCTACACAGCTTGAACACTCATATTTTTAGTGTGTTTCAACGTCTTCATGTTTTCTCTATTCTTTCTGAGTTAAGAAAACATGCACTAAAAGCACAATAAATTTTCCCGCTTTCGTGTATGTGAATTTATACTAACAATATCGAGATTGAGTGATGAGAATTTAATCTATTGATGAACAGTATAGAGGAGGAGCAGAGTTACTAGTGGAAGCAGGGGATCAAAGACGAATAATTCGGTTACCTCATGCTATGCAAGGCAAAGTGGGAGGGGCCAAGTTCCTCAACAGCAGCCTAGTGGTCACTTTACGTTAGAACTTAGAGCCATATAACTTTGTTCATCATCATTTGTCAAGACCATTGGTTTAACTTCCTGACCTTTTTTATCACCATGACAAgttaataaaaccaaaattgaTTTCCTTTTTCTCCTTTGTTGACAACGACAgctgtaatttttctttttttctgttgAGCTGTCTTAAATGTATACTTTTGCGGCTATGGACATTTGTGAAGCTCTGTTTGCAGACATTGATACTCATCGCTGGTGTCTATGTATATTTGGAGTTTTACAGGGATATGTAtgcaaaattaaaaccaaaattttttttttttaaatgagatgatgttatttgtaaatttaaaatattctaGGGTTGTATGTgcaaattttaacatttttttttatttatatttaaaaggggtatatactatatatacgAATTTGAGGGCAAACCTAgaggaattaattaaaaatttattattttgaaggaTAAGTATGTGAACAGTGAAAATtcttgacaaataaataaacaaaattgtaaaaaaatttcaaagggCTATATACACGACTTTGTGAGATGACTGAGAGGATGAGTTAattgacattttattattttaaagagtaaatttatgaaaattttggagaaatagataaataaagttgaagaaaaattaaaatttttctaggGGTTATATGTGcaaattttaacaattttttttttttataaatttcaaaggGGTATATACACGAATTTGAGAGCAAACCGAGAGGAgttaattgaaattttattattttaaaagataaatttatgaaaattctagacaaataaataaacaaaagttgaagaaaaatttaaatatttctagAGTTGTATGTGCaaattttgacattttttttataaatttcaaaggGGTATATACACGAATTTGAGATCAAATCAAGAGAAGGAgttaattgaaattttattattttaaaagataaatttgtgaaaattctGGACCAATGGATAAACAAAGCTAGGGTTGTTTGTgcaaattttaataatgtttatataaatttcaaaggGTAGTATATACACGAATTTGAGAGGAAACCGAGCAAAGGAGTTAATtggaattttattattttgaagggtaaatttgtgaaaatgctggacaaataaattaacaaagtCGAAGAAGGCACCGGCGAAGAAGAGCGAAGAGCAAGAAATGGCGTCGAAGAGGATCACGCACGATGTAGTTGGAGGTCACGATGCACTTCGATTCGGCCTCGATGGCGTCAAAGGCGACATCGTTGGCGTTCACCCTCTCCAGTCTCTTCGCGAGAAGGTGATCCTTGACCCCTTCCTCTTTTCTCTGTCTATTTTTCGATTCTcggaaccctaaccctagaactATGATGTGAATCAGATGAAGTTGGATTTGGAGGGGAAGAAGCGGTCGATTTTAGATCTCACATATGGTTCGGCCTTCAATCTCCGCAACGATTTCGAGCGCCAGATCCTTTCCCGGTTCGTATCCCTAATTCCCCATCAGCTATTCGTGTTTTCTAGCGTTTTTCTAGCTTTTTGAATTGTGTTGGTTATTGGTGTTGTTCTTTAGCTTTTCGTGCTTTGTCAGTGTGAAAAATGAGAACTTGGTGATGTTACTGTTTTGGAATTCATGCAAGGCTATTACTTTGAGCCCTAGttttttgcatgttgtttttTTGATTAATGGCTCTATTTTTTCTCTGTATAATGTTTCGAGTTTTCAACCATAGCTGTTTGTCAAAACTAGAAAGGATGAGGGAGTCATGAGctaatatttttagtttctaaTTCTGGGAAGTCTTCAATCTCTTCATGGATTTTGTTAGCATTCTATCATGTTGAGAATCTTATACAGAATCCTGATGGAAATGGTAGTGAAAAATGATCAATTTAAAGTACAGTGGATGTAGAAGTGTGACTAGGGGCCATTTAACAACTACATAGAAAGGAGCTATAGGGTATATAGACCAACAAGCACTGTTATTCATTGTAATGTTAATttgtagttaatttttttttatgaataggCATATTATCAAATGAATGACATTCTTAACTGCCTTTCTAACTATTGCATATCTACTTCACCGAATATTTGCAGTTGCAGTAGGCAGGTGCTTCTATATGTGTAAGACAAATGTGTAAAAATTGGATTGCATGTGATAGTCAACTAGGAACTGTCTTGTTTGTTGAAAATTCATAGCTTTATGCAAGTTTCTGCATCCTATACCTATGGCCATGGTAGTCACAAAGAAACTATTATTACACTGTATGCATGGTTCAtgcatgtttcttgttttttttactagAATTTGAGGTTGAtttagtttatttgattataGTTCTCTAGTAAACTGTAAACCCTACTATATTGAAAATCATGAGTTCATATAACTATGGTTGAGATAATAGGATCACAAAAGGAAATTTCAAGAACCGCATGTTGAGAACTTCTTGTTAAGAGCTACATTAAAGAGGTTTTGCTGGTACATGGACCATATTCTACCACTGCAAAAGAGAGCAAACTTTTATCAATCTTACAGACTGTCAAAGAGAAAACATTGTTTCGACATATAGACATGATTGTTTTACTACTACAGATGATTATAAAATCTAACCTTTCAACTTCTATACTGTAATTTTCTTAGGCTTTTGTTCTGGAAGTTTGTAAAGTTTGGTTTTCCCTGTTCATGAATTATGAATTACCAAAGTTTGTTGATCGATAACTTCACCAAAGCACAATGATTGCAATATTGTGTGCATACATGTGACTGAATAGGCCATGTATCCTGATTGACAATTGGATTTTTCATTATATCCTGTCATTGGAATGTCAAATGCATCAATCACTCATTCTTGAGATCTTTTATGAGAACATTTAGATATGAATATTGTAATAAATTAAACTGGGTTAGACTTATTAGCATGCCATGGTGTTTTATGTTTTAGATTCCAAAAGCCTCCGGGAGTGCTGCCATCCTCAATGCTTGGTTATGAAGCTCTAACCGGTTGTTTggaggattttggttttgaagaTTACCTTAATGGTACAACCTTTTCCCATTTATTCTTCTTTAGCTCATTCGCTTTTTGAATGTCTTTAACATAATCCAAAGTTAATAGATTTTTTGTAAAAAGTTCTTgctttttgtaatttattcttCTATTTGCATTCATAGTGCCCCAAGACTCTGAGACTCATCGACCAGCGGAGATGCATCATGGCATGGAGGTTTGCCATGGCCTGTCAAAGGGACCAGTTTGCCCTAGCCTGAACTAAGCCCTTAATGCACTTGCTATGTTGGGGTTCTACATTCTTCTTGTTTCAAACATGAAATGGATGCCTTTGTTCTGTGATTTACCAAATGAAACTTAGAACTTGGAACAGACTGAACTGAATTTAAATGCATGTTAAGATTGTTGCGTTGAAGATATTGTTCTTTTCAAACTAGAAACTTGTTTGCCAGATTTCATAAAGCATTGCCACACCAATATTCTATATTATACCTATCTGCTTTTACGGGTAACAAAAACCATACGCTATGGACAAACTTTCAGCACCACCCTGCATTTATCTCTAATATAAATGTTAAACTTTTATTCAGTTCTAACTTCTAACAGGCGCAGCCGCTCTGAGTACAACATTAAGAGAGCACACAAGcgttttttaaatggtaaatAACACAACTATTTCATTAATGCTGCcctacaacaacaaaaatacagtACACAAGCTGAACTGATCAGCAGAACTCTGCGGAGGAGAAAACTTAAAGGGCATCCTGCTAAACAATAATATCTTGATTGCGCCATCACGGGCAAAGTAAGCTCAGGCCCTCTTCTCCAACAGCCCACAAAGAGACAGTTCTCCAAGTATGTTATATGCTAGTTTCTACAAGGGTATCTATCATctcttctttcctcttctttttttctgcTTTACTCCTGCTCTGGTTACCAATGGCATCAGATATAGCCTTTGGTAGCAAAAACCCTGGCCTTTCAAGGAATTGCGCCCTATCAAGAACCAATGCCTCTCGCTCTGTTATCTCAACACCATCGAAGGTCCATAACATCACAATGGCCTCACCTTTTAATCCCAGAGAGAACCATCCCAGCCCAGAAGCTGCAATGTCTATGCTGTTCACATCCCAGCTGACCCCAGACACCTTTATTTCTCTTGGTTTCCATTCACCCAGTTCTGGAACTCGGTCCTGCCCAATGGGTGGCTGAACACCCAAACAATAGAAAAGTTCATTATGAAGAAAACAGTTTTAAAAGCGGTCCGTAGATGAAATTCTAAGGAGGGTGTCAGTTTATGTTCCTATATTACGTTTCTTTCAAATGTAAAAGTTCAGGGTACCTGCAACCTGATGCCCACATGATTTGTCTGTAACTCATCtgcatttttctatttttccccATATGAAGGGAAATATTGGGTGAAGCCCAAATTGTGACAAAAATTGTGCTTACTGAGGGTCTCAAGCACATCCAGTCTCATCAAACCACCAACATGGACAGTTTGCCCTGCCTGCATGGACACAAAAATCATACTTAGAGGTTAAAAATAGCtttcttctttaaattttttgaagcaGGTCTCAAATTAAGGACAGttgtgtttcatttttttctgcTAAGATGAGCTTATGGGCATAACAAAAAGGGTGAAACATGAAATGTATGTAGACTGGTAAAACCTAGTTTTGAAACAATGCTAGAGAAACATTGGATTTGGATAACATGGCACGATCACATCAGAAAACTATACTTAGAAGAATCAAGTTAATTAGGCATTCCTGTGATGCTCTCATTACGGCAAAATAGTCTTGCTAGCCGCCAAATGATTAACATGAAAGTACACCAATTCACTAGTAATCCACCAGAATGAAGATAAAAGACCACTGATCCCAAACACTCTGGATTTTAACGTTAAATCATTCAGCTAAAAGAATCATACTACTATCAGCCTTAACATGAAAGGCAAGAATAAGCATACCTTCATCCTATAACTTCGCGGTTTTAGCTCCTTCCTTATTTCAACCATCTTCTGCTCCTCTCTATTCAATCTCATTGTCATTAAGTTAGGCTGTAAAAGACCCGGAGTATCATACATCTTGGCCTTTGCTGGCAAAATTCCACCAATCCTCAATATACCCAATGTTGTCCCTGGCACTGCTGCCTCTGTGAGTCTAGTGATCTTCATCCCTTCTTTCTTGGCAAAAGTATTAATCAAAGTTGACTTTCCGGCATTCTGAGCCCCAATCACCCACACATTACCTCGGGGCCCTGCTGACTCCTTTAATGAAAGCAAGCAAGTTCCTCACACCAAGATCCTTTCTTGCACTCACTAAGTACACACCATTGAGTTTAGGAGCTCCAGCAGCCTTTGCTCGGTTGCGAACCCACCTATCCAACCTCGCCGGAGATATCTGTGATGGAAGGAGATCAACCTTAGTCGCTACAAGCACAAGTTTTGGCAATTTGGAAAGCCTTGGGTTCTTCTTCCCACCTTCCAATGCTCTGAACAAAGACTTCACTGCACGTTTAGGGAAAGAACCATCAAAGTCCACACAATcaacaaccacaacaacaagggGAGCCACAGTAGCAGGCTTCATCAGCCGAGTGGTAATAAACcgatcaaaatcaaaatcaggtATCAAATTCTCAACATTTTTGGTTCTTCACCTGCCCATAATTTCTCAATGAATGACAACGGGCACATACCAGGACACACTCCTCTGCTTCCCTTCTCTTCCTCTCCCTGgccctcctcttcttctcagcTTTTGagatcttctccttcttcatcctCTCCAGCGTATCCTCAGTGACATTCCCGTAGCCCACCCCAGCCGGAGCAAATCCATCAAGTTCTTTTGTCAACTTCTTCTCATCAATCTCAAATTCCCTGTCCCAATCCGAATCCCAATCAATCCCCTCCTCAACCTTCTCTTCATCACCATCTACAAACCCTTCGATCACCGAATCAACATCGGAGACATCCTCCTCATCTTCCAATACATCATCTGAGTCGCGAAAAGGGATCGTCCGCGTCAAGCAGAGATTTGGAGGAGGGTTTGATGAAGAATCCAGGGAGATTAGGATCCTCGTCCTGCATGAACACGCCACAGCCAGGGCAGACGAGGCGGGCCTCATCCTCGTCACGTCCCTCACTGAAAAAGCAAGGTCTTAATGGGTTTGGCGAGAGAAGGGGAGCCTTGAGAGGACAAGCAGGAGATAGGGGTATCGTCTAGATGAAAGGGAAGGGAAGAAAGAAGGGATGAGTTTGGGGTTAGGGGTTTGGGCGGCCATTGATAAAGAGCTTGGGAGTGATGAGAGTAGTGGGAGGGAAGAAGGATAGGGCTTCCGCCATTAGACTAATGGGATCGAGTGCGTGAGCTCGAACTTTACACTCTTTGGTCTGATCCGTTCGGGTCTATTTGGGCTGGCCCACTATTGGCTAGTCTTTCAACCCACTAAGACTCTAGTACATAATTGTAAGTATCTACTCGTATGTATAAcattattcaaatattaatttattctgttacaatttacaacaaaaaattatCTGAAATGgaaaatatacatgatttgtccaaaaaaaaaaatatatatatatatacacgaagTTTCAAGTGCTCAAAGATGTGTGCATATGTAAAGATATAAGTGACACTAAACCCATTTTTATCCAtcattaaaagataataattatttcatttgaCAAAAGGTACATATGTACGAgaactttataattttatagagGTATATagataaaatctttttttttatattttctttttgcgtacatacatacatacatacatacgcaaaaaaaaaatcatgattataATTTTAACTGTTAATTAGCATATACAACCCCCATAAAAAGCATTTAAACCTTAATTAATATACACAGTCCATAACAAAAAGTAAGAAATATAATTGCCCTAGGACCCCTTTTTTTAGTAATCAAGGTAAAGAAGAATAACTGCTATTCTCCAAAACATTACAGAAAAATGCTCGCAATGCAcaacttttctttttgtagaGTCAGGTCTCATAGTTGATTTGATAAAAGATGCTTAACAGAGCTAATGACtcggaagtttttttttaaatgtactTGGAAGTCTAAAATAGTGGCAGATTTTTCCCCCTATCTGTACCTAGAAGGCTTGAACAATGGTAAACCCATCACACAACTATCAATAGAATTGAACGTGGACTATAAGCTGTTCACAGACCTAAATAATGCAGCTACTAGAAGCCAGTATAATGGTAGTGCATTTTCTGATCAAACCTGGTAAAGGATAAGAATTGGGTTTATCAAAGCAACGAAAGCTTAATACAAAGCAAAGGTACAATAAATGCAGTCTGATTGTAGTGGCAGAAACATACTCATGACATGATTTGGGAAAAATACATACAGAGGATGATCCTCTCATCTTCATCAACTTGAACTTCTTTCCTGTTAATAAGAAGACAAATACCATAATGCCATTCATCAAACAATACAAACACTTACATTGAAGCAAACtggattaaatatataaaaataacaatatgcCTTTTACAACTGgtttaagaataataatatgcCTTTTGGACAATGCATGGGCAATGGGGCTATGCTATCTAGCAACAGTTTCTACTTTAATATGCATTGTGCaaccataataataatctatGATCAGAAACAAAAAAGATGGAAATAGAGAGCAAGCACATACCAGGGTGAGTAAATGCGAACCCTATTACCAACTTCAAGCTCTACATtatcacatatctttgagctgAAAATAACATTCTTCTTCAACATCCCAACATCAGCGGCAAGTTGGAGACTCTTGTCCCCTTCAgaactctaaaataaaaatatacaatgtGATATAGAACCTCCAAGAAATAAAGACATTTAGAATATGttacaaaattaaaagtatcatcaaacaacaaaatacaaaagctTAAGGAGGGGGGCACTAATTGAAGCTTGGCAATGTTAAGTTTTAGAAAATATAGTGTTTGTTTATAGCCCAAACTGAATGCCTGAAAGCGAAATAAATAGCATCCTTTAACAATTTCATAAGATAGACCAAATGTTGCAGTACTTTTCATCTAATTGCATGAGATTAAGTTTGAAGGGTATGTTActataatcacataaaatgaTAAAGAATATCTCATGGATATTGGCTTGTAAAAATCTACAATCAGTGATATATGTTTAACATTTTTTAAGCTTAGCCGAAcgaataaacaaaataaaaagaacaccaactAGAGTAATACTCTAAGTTACTTCAGAGTTCAGACCTCAATGTTCTCTCCCAACGAGCACCAACAAACTGTCAGCTTTGCCTCCAAAACTCTCGACAAAATTTGCACATCCATAAACTTGGATTCATCTGGAGACAAGGTATGCACAGCATCTATAAGGCTTGCATTGATGATTGACCACAATGCTAGGTCCATGAGTCTATCACATACAATGGTGAAAACTGATTTATACCTCTTTTACATGCTAATTTCTAAAAAGCATAGGAAGAAGAAAACTACTTACAGCGAGGAACCCATTCTGCTTGCATTCGCTTAAAGAACT
Coding sequences within it:
- the LOC120254152 gene encoding uncharacterized protein At1g26090, chloroplastic-like isoform X2, yielding MAFASPLLISVPRSHAPALNRRCIRAPIMANSSEKSTRLVTFLGKGGSGKTTAAVLAAQHYAMEGLNTCLVVHSQDKTAEELMGCKIGNSPTECKNNLSIVRLETSKMLLEPLERMKKVDARLNLTQGVLDGVGMWSEKSLGFCQEWIPFFRPCSEETLRLIGATERARWYLKYIRSLAEKTDIGRLTAPSLLKLAYESANLNDGGSSDGKTSTEIWNDIEQILEKASVSFADSSKFGCYLVMNPSSGASIKSAMRYWGCAIQAGTQISGAFGVGSQSSLSIKELSQQFSPLAFACIPYLSTGSSLDWDTIINSLSNDAKRILHSATDDSQPSVRFDTSQKSVTLFMPGFEKAEIKLYQYRGGAELLVEAGDQRRIIRLPHAMQGKVGGAKFLNSSLVVTLR
- the LOC120254156 gene encoding uncharacterized protein LOC120254156 isoform X2; translation: MGSSLLMDLALWSIINASLIDAVHTLSPDESKFMDVQILSRVLEAKLTVCWCSLGENIESSEGDKSLQLAADVGMLKKNVIFSSKICDNVELEVGNRVRIYSPWKEVQVDEDERIILCMYFSQIMS
- the LOC120254152 gene encoding uncharacterized protein At1g26090, chloroplastic-like isoform X1 translates to MAFASPLLISVPRSHAPALNRRCIRAPIMANSSEKSTRLVTFLGKGGSGKTTAAVLAAQHYAMEGLNTCLVVHSQDKTAEELMGCKIGNSPTECKNNLSIVRLETSKMLLEPLERMKKVDARLNLTQGVLDGVVGEELGVLPGMDSIFPALVLEKLVHFLPRVNYRSRTNFDIVVYDGISSEETLRLIGATERARWYLKYIRSLAEKTDIGRLTAPSLLKLAYESANLNDGGSSDGKTSTEIWNDIEQILEKASVSFADSSKFGCYLVMNPSSGASIKSAMRYWGCAIQAGTQISGAFGVGSQSSLSIKELSQQFSPLAFACIPYLSTGSSLDWDTIINSLSNDAKRILHSATDDSQPSVRFDTSQKSVTLFMPGFEKAEIKLYQYRGGAELLVEAGDQRRIIRLPHAMQGKVGGAKFLNSSLVVTLR
- the LOC120254152 gene encoding uncharacterized protein At1g26090, chloroplastic-like isoform X3 — translated: MAFASPLLISVPRSHAPALNRRCIRAPIMANSSEKSTRLVTFLGKGGSGKTTAAVLAAQHYAMEGLNTCLVVHSQDKTAEELMGCKIGNSPTECKNNLSIVRLETSKMLLEPLERMKKVDARLNLTQGVLDGVVRWSEKSLGFCQEWIPFFRPCSEETLRLIGATERARWYLKYIRSLAEKTDIGRLTAPSLLKLAYESANLNDGGSSDGKTSTEIWNDIEQILEKASVSFADSSKFGCYLVMNPSSGASIKSAMRYWGCAIQAGTQISGAFGVGSQSSLSIKELSQQFSPLAFACIPYLSTGSSLDWDTIINSLSNDAKRILHSATDDSQPSVRFDTSQKSVTLFMPGFEKAEIKLYQYRGGAELLVEAGDQRRIIRLPHAMQGKVGGAKFLNSSLVVTLR
- the LOC120254155 gene encoding cyclin-B1-2-like, which codes for MASKRITHDVVGGHDALRFGLDGVKGDIVGVHPLQSLREKMKLDLEGKKRSILDLTYGSAFNLRNDFERQILSRFQKPPGVLPSSMLGYEALTGCLEDFGFEDYLNVPQDSETHRPAEMHHGMEVCHGLSKGPVCPSLN